Genomic window (Kosakonia sp. BYX6):
CACAAACGGCGCGATATGGCGCTCCAGTGGGAAGCAGGAACGCGCGTTTGTCACCCGTTCAACCAGCGCCAGCGTGATGCGAATCAGGCTCAGCGCGTCCAGCCCTAAGTAATTGAACATTAAGCCAATGCGTGTCGGCTGCCCGGCCACGGTGACCAGCATCAACGCCGGTTGCTGCCGGGCATCCAGCGGCGTTTGCGCGAGGAAATCTTCCAGCGATTGCGTTTCAGGCAGCGTGATGACCGGCGCGGGTTTGGCGTTCATCACCAGTTGCTGCGTTTCCGTGCGCACCAGCCGCAGTGCGGCGGTTTCACGGATTAGCGCATCAAGCGCCTGCTGCCAGTGCGCCAGCGGATTCGCCTCGGGGCTACGAATAATCACCGAGAAAACCGTGTCACAGCGGCTGACGCCCGCAATGCCGTCCGCGCCCAGCGCATACGCGCGTTGCAGTGAGGTCAGCGGGAAAGGCTGGCCTGGCTGTTCCTCGTCGAGAAGCGTTTCGCAAGGCGGCAACGCCCCTCGCTGGCAACGGCGGGCAAACATCTCTAAGGTGTTGGCGGCAAACAATTCGCCCACCGCAACCTGCACGCCCTGCGTCTGCAATAAGGCGCATACGCGCGTGGCCGCCAGGCTGTCGCCACCGAGCGCGAAGAAGTTATCGGCAACGCTGACCGAATCCCGTTGCAGCACCTGGCACCAGCAGTGCTGACAGGCGGTAAACAGCGGCGACGGCACGTTGTTCGCGGTGGGCTGGCGCGCGGGTTCGTCGCTTTCCAGTTCGCTCACGGCCCACGCACGATCGATTTTGCCATTGCGATTGAGCACAAGCTGGCTGCGCAGCAGGAAACGCGCCGGGATCATGTAGTGCGGTAACTGGCGGGCTAACTGCTGCTGGAGCTGCTCGGGGGTCAGTTCACAGTGCCCGCACACCACCGCGCCCAGCGCACGGCGCTGGCAAATCGGCACCACCACCGCGTTTTCAATACCTGGAAGGTTTTTCAGGGTTTGTTCGACTTCGCCGCATTCCACGCGATGCCCCTGAATTTTGACCTGTGTATCCCGCCGCCCGACAAAAAAGAGCAACCCTTCGCGCCAGTAACCCAGATCGCCGGTGCGATACCAGCGGCAATCATCAACAACAAACGCATCGGCGGTGCGCTGCGCATCGCCCAGGTAGCCCTGCGCTAAGCCTTCGCCACCGATCCACAACTCACCCGTGACGCCATCGGGACAATCGACAAATTGCCCGCTTTCGTCTTCACGCACCACGCGATACTGCTGGCCGCTGAGCGGCAAACCGTAGGGGATGGAAGGCCAGTGCGGCTGAATATCTTCTGGCGCGTTGAGCACAAACACATTAGACCAGATGGCGGTTTCGGTACTGCCGCCCATCGCCACCAACGTGGATTGCGGTGAACAGGTTTTCAAGCGGGCAAACAGCGCAGGGGCGATCCAGTCGCCGGAGCACAGCCAGGCGCGAATGGAGGGTAAATCATCCTGCGCGGCAGCCAGCATTTCGGCCAATGCGGGAACGGAATTCCATAACGTGACCTGATGGGATTTGACCAGGCTTGCCCAGCGAAACGCATCGCGCCGCTCATTTTCATTGATGGTAACAATGCAACCGCCACGGCTGAGCGGCCCGAAAATGTCGTACACGCTGAGGTCGAAATCCAATGAGGAGACCGCCAGCAGTACATCGTTTGACGTGACGTTATGGCGGGTGTTCACATCAACAATGGTGTTGTTCGCCGCGCGATGGCTCATCGCCACCCCTTTTGGCTCGCCCGTTGAACCCGAGGTAAAAATCACATACGCCAGCGCGTCCGGGTTTTCCTCGCCGATGCGCAGCGTGCTTAACGGCGTTTGCCGCGCCAGATCGGCAAAATCACTGGCGGTCAGCAAATAGCGCATCGCCGAACGTTTGCGGATTTTCGCCAGCCGATCGGCGGGCATATCTAAACCCACCGGAAGATACGCGCAGCCGGCATACAGCGTGGCTAACACGGCGACGATTTGCGACGGCCCTTTCGGCAAGCGGATACCGACAATATTGCCAGGTTCGGTGTGTTCAACCAGATGTGCCGCCAGGCGCAGCGCCAGTTGATCCAACTCGCTGTAACGCCATTGCTGCGCCATGTGTCTCGCCAGCGGATCGATATGTTCAGGAGATAAATTTTCATCGGCAGGAAACCCCACCAGCGCAATTGCCTGCGGCTGCGTTTTTACCTGCTGGCGAAACGCGCTAAACAGCATGGCCGGCGGGCTGGCAGCAGGCGTGGCATTCACCTCGCGGCGCCATGTGCGGGTGGCTTCTGGCAGCGCGCGTTCCACATTACGCCCGGCGATCACGTCATCGAGCGATTCGGTAAGCAATTCGAAAACGGCACGTTCCACATCCTGCGCAATCGCCGCGCGGCGAACGTCAAATGCTACCTCAATGTGTTGCTCATCAAGCTGGAACACCTGGCAGTCGATCACCGCTTGCGGCGTTTGCCCCCACATTCCCGGTTGCCCGAACGTTTCTAATGCTCGCGACGTAAACACCGGCTGCTGTGCGGCATAGGTGAAAATGTAGGGAGAAATTCCGGGATGCGGGTGATCGGCATCCGCCAGCGCGCCGCGTAACTCGCTTTCGCTTTCAAGCCCGCGCAGTAAGCGGTAGCGCAGATCGTCTTGCGTGTCGCGCACTAACGCTTCCAGCGACGCCGCGTTTCTGGCGCGATGCACAAAGGTGACCGTACGTTCTGCCAGCAGCATTTCAGTGCCGGTTATCGAGGCGTTGGTCACCGTGACAATAAAATCGGGCGCTGCGCTGCACAGCCGTAAAGCGCGGCTAAACAGCGCCAAAACCAGTGCCGCCGGCGCGACACCCACCCGCGCCGCGCCTTTGCGAAGTTTTGCCCATTGTTCGGCGCTATAAAGCCGAGATCGTCTTTCGAACAGCGGATCAACAACGGGTTTGAAGGTGGTAAATGGCAGGTCGGGCGGCGGGGGAAGGGTTTCCATGCGCCCTTGCGCGAGCTTCGCCAGTTTGCTCTGGTTTTGCTGCTGTTTGCGCGCGATGCGTGCGTGATTGGCAGTAAGTTGCTGATGAAGGTGTTCGGCAGAAAGGAGAAGCGGTGACAGCGCTTCGCCGTGATAGCTTTGTGCAAGATGCTCCATTAACGCGCGAAGCCCGGGTAAATCCACCACCGCCAGCGAAATGGCGATATGCAGCGTCGTTCCCCCTTCGTGCCACTGCGTTAACGCCACCTCCCACAACCGACCCGCGCTTAAATCGACGGCCTGCGAAAACATCTGTTCTCTCACCGTGGATTCATGTTCTGCGGCGTGGGCGCGATGCCGTTGGTAGACCGTGAGTTCCGGTACGCTCACCTCGCGTTGTACCAGGTGCTCGGCATCTTCAAAAAACGCGCGCAATGCCGGGAAACACGCGACCTGCTCCAATGCCCGCCGCAGTTTCTGCTCATCAATCGTTTTACCGCTAAACGTCAGATAGGCGACGCACTCCACGCCGCCTAGCGGTAAATCTGGCTGCCGTCCAACAAAATAGGCGCGTTGGATTCGGGTGGTTAGGGATCGTTCCCAATTCGCTATGCAATTCCGTTTTGACACAGGTATTCCTCCTCATGAGAACCTGCTGCGTATTTTCCTCGCATCTGGGTTGTACTCCTGACCCAGCGGTGATAATAGTAATCATTATCAATAAATTTTAGCAAGCGCTAAGGGGATTTGACTGAGGGTGCGGTGAAATAGCGTTATCTGGATCGGTTTTTTTAAAGGAGAAGGACAAAAATGGAATTTAACATCTGGCCGGCAATCGGCTGGAGCTTGTTGGCGACCGCGCAACCGGGCTTCGCGGCAAGCGAAAAAGAAGACGACATCATTGTCGAGGGCACGGTGAACGCACGGTTTGTGCCGGAATCGAACCGTTCTCTCCCGTTTACCGTTAACCATTACGACGCGCTGGCGCTGGAGCAGGCGCAGATCAAAGACGCGCAAAGTCTGTTATGGCAAACGCCGGGCGTGGCGCTGAATACCGACGGGCAAAACCCGGAATCGTCGATCAAGATCCGCGGCGTTGGCTCCATCAACCAGGTCAGCAACGACGATACGTCTGTCGTCACCATGCTTAACGGTGTTTACATCCCACAGGGCAATATCACCAACCGCCTGCTGGATATCGAGCAGGTCGATATTCTGAAAGGCCCGCAAGGCACGCTGTTCGGTAGCAACAGCGAAGCGGGTGTCATCAACATCATTTCAAATAAGCCAACGGAGAGGTTTGAAGGCCATATTGGCGGGGAATGGGGAACGCGCAGCCATGCTTTCGGCGAAATGGTGGTGAACGTGCCGCTGATCGACACACTCAGTAGCCGCCTGGCGCTGCAATATGATCAACAAGACGCGGCGCTTAACAACCAGCAAGATGGCAATAAACCGCTTACCGAACCGCAAAACTTCGCCGGGCGTGTCAGTCTCGGCTGGCAACCGGATGAGCGTGACACTGTGTTGTTTACCGCCGACAGGCAACGTCAGCGCCACAATGCCGCCGCCATGACATTGCTCGATGGGCGCAACGAGATCAGCGTACCGAAAGGCGCGATGGATGACGGCGGAAACGACACCACCCTGACGTTAAACTGGCAGCACGAATGGGATGCGCTGCTGTTCACCAGCGTGACCGGCTGGGGGCGTTATTATCACTTCTCCGCGGGCCCCAGCATCGACGCGCGTATCAGCGAACGTTTGTATGGCACCGATTACGATTCCTGGGGCATGTTCAGCGATCGGCAAGCGATGTTTTCCCAGGAGTTTCGCCTCGCGTCCACGCCAGACAGCCCCTTTTTCTGGGTCTCCGGCATCAATTACCTCCACACAGGACGTACGCATCGCTACAACGGCGGCTGGAGCGAGGTTCCCGGCTGGGATTACGATCCGATGAATGCGCAAATCCATCGCCGCTTCACTTACGATGGCATTGCGCTGTTTGGCGAGACAACCTTCCCGCTCACCGAGCGGCTGGAGTTAACCACTGGCCTGCGCCACAGCTGGGAAGAGATCGGTTATCGCGCCCGCTGGCACGCCAATCCGGGTTACGCCAACCCAGGCCCCACAATGCACAACGATGATCAGTCGCTTTTCGAGCACTATTTCACCGGACGTATCGCCGTGAATTATTTGCTGAACGACGACTGGAACGTGTATGCCACCTGGTCGCGCGGCCACAAACCGGGCGGATTTAGCAACTGGGACACCAGTATCGCCAGCGGTGAACCGTCAACGCCGTACAAAGCGGCTACCGTGGACAGCTATGAAGCGGGCGCGAAGTCGCTGATTTCCTCTTTGAAACTGGAGATTAACCCGGCGCTGTTTTACAGCCGAACCCGCAATGACCACTATTTCGCGCTGATCGATCCAAGCCGCAGTTTTGCCACCGTCACGGAAAATGTCGATACCGAAAGCAAAGGCGCGGAAGTCTCCGCCAGCTGGAAGCCGCATGCGGATTTCACGCTGAAAACGGGCATCGATTACACGCGGGCGACCATCACGAAACTGCCTGCCAACAGCCAGTCCGGCGGGCGAACGGGAAACCGCATCCCCGATGTGCCGCTTTGGGGCGCGTCATTCGCCGCAAATTATTCGCACCCGATGCAGCTTGCGGCGTTACCCGTGGTGTTCAACGCCAACCTCAACTACCGCTACAGCAGCCCGCGCGAAGCCGATATCGGCAACCATTTCAAATTGAGTGAAACTCACTTGATCAACGCGCGGTTGGGGTTCAAAAGCCACTGGGGCGATGCGTATTTGTGGTCCACCAATCTGCTGAATAACCGCAGCCCGGTGTTCGGGTTCGACTACCCGGCGCTGGCCGTGGAAGACGGCGGAACCGGGCGCGGCGCCCACGTCGGCACGCGAAGACAAGGTCGGGTGCTGGGCGTCAGCTACCAATATTACTTCTGAGCATTACCGGCACAGCGGCGTTTGCGCCAGCAGTGCCGGCCAGCGTGCGGCCCAGTCGCTGCCGTGTTGCATGCCCGGCACTGGCACAACCTGCGTGCAGCGCGCCCCGCTCGCGTGTTGATAATGTTCCGCCACCGCCAGCGGCACCGTGGTGTCTTCACTGCCGCTAAAGTGGATTTGCGGCAGTGTTGCAAGCGTCGGCGCGACATCGATCGCGCTGGTGGCATCGGGCATGGCGGAAACGTGATGCAGTTGGTTAACCATCGCGACATCAAGATTGCCCGCCACAGTGCGCA
Coding sequences:
- a CDS encoding amino acid adenylation domain-containing protein, with translation MECVAYLTFSGKTIDEQKLRRALEQVACFPALRAFFEDAEHLVQREVSVPELTVYQRHRAHAAEHESTVREQMFSQAVDLSAGRLWEVALTQWHEGGTTLHIAISLAVVDLPGLRALMEHLAQSYHGEALSPLLLSAEHLHQQLTANHARIARKQQQNQSKLAKLAQGRMETLPPPPDLPFTTFKPVVDPLFERRSRLYSAEQWAKLRKGAARVGVAPAALVLALFSRALRLCSAAPDFIVTVTNASITGTEMLLAERTVTFVHRARNAASLEALVRDTQDDLRYRLLRGLESESELRGALADADHPHPGISPYIFTYAAQQPVFTSRALETFGQPGMWGQTPQAVIDCQVFQLDEQHIEVAFDVRRAAIAQDVERAVFELLTESLDDVIAGRNVERALPEATRTWRREVNATPAASPPAMLFSAFRQQVKTQPQAIALVGFPADENLSPEHIDPLARHMAQQWRYSELDQLALRLAAHLVEHTEPGNIVGIRLPKGPSQIVAVLATLYAGCAYLPVGLDMPADRLAKIRKRSAMRYLLTASDFADLARQTPLSTLRIGEENPDALAYVIFTSGSTGEPKGVAMSHRAANNTIVDVNTRHNVTSNDVLLAVSSLDFDLSVYDIFGPLSRGGCIVTINENERRDAFRWASLVKSHQVTLWNSVPALAEMLAAAQDDLPSIRAWLCSGDWIAPALFARLKTCSPQSTLVAMGGSTETAIWSNVFVLNAPEDIQPHWPSIPYGLPLSGQQYRVVREDESGQFVDCPDGVTGELWIGGEGLAQGYLGDAQRTADAFVVDDCRWYRTGDLGYWREGLLFFVGRRDTQVKIQGHRVECGEVEQTLKNLPGIENAVVVPICQRRALGAVVCGHCELTPEQLQQQLARQLPHYMIPARFLLRSQLVLNRNGKIDRAWAVSELESDEPARQPTANNVPSPLFTACQHCWCQVLQRDSVSVADNFFALGGDSLAATRVCALLQTQGVQVAVGELFAANTLEMFARRCQRGALPPCETLLDEEQPGQPFPLTSLQRAYALGADGIAGVSRCDTVFSVIIRSPEANPLAHWQQALDALIRETAALRLVRTETQQLVMNAKPAPVITLPETQSLEDFLAQTPLDARQQPALMLVTVAGQPTRIGLMFNYLGLDALSLIRITLALVERVTNARSCFPLERHIAPFVRYVNAQSTAQPLLAKWQPEDWQPPRLSCVKVMPTNSRTRSLTYHLDSASRRQLEARAQTARVTLSALVLHAYSEAMIALSDSPQMVIVVPVCWRPAHASQALGQFTQLRLCCCAKGDTPADTAHALADAVAGHTPDDRYIAAQGRAAYPFVFTSMAGMPEVEALYQWETGIEWTHTRTPGVLIDCQVQPDGEGLEIRWDYAAGCLDEALLKAAHARFVAQLAASDQIAERAIAAALTFVGNVPEVLAPVIDAWKTWTVAEDDSAWQEPGKFLAACVNGERPRSDLLRHPQLAPERLLLASLQQIPFFENLVAELRADFSRQEPALRVLILGAGSGVFSQALAQAAAANALALIIDEYERNDVLNALAQRDASPIARVAPDVVIAPASLHRDDELLAHLGTIRAAKPVRLYVLEVTEPDAASLVSAILDPTLVDGGQSPLLSASAWAQRLQQQGATLDHMHPLAANLVWIKAWLNADLPVAAPPSPVSDAERARAQADIARCWENVLALTSPLPHSADFFALGGDSLRATQIVTTLRQQGYASVRLADLFNHSTFASFVERVVAQRGADSAPPASAVAQSENFPLTALQKAYLAGRAPEQLLGGVASHCYFEFSMPEGIDTVRWQHAVSQVIARHDALRSRIVWQDGVPSGRVSAQVDEVMAVSDNLRLLTETEAPDPEQDFPLRVRISPDGKTIGIGMDNLMLDGTSMFLVLRELGALYQGKPVAPLSATTYAQYRNRCCEPAQTVAVNAMPPAPRLPYLTALETVSQPHFARSACDVDEPVWQAVRQRAAQLRITPAAVLLAAYALEIAEWSEETAFSLNVTTFERDPALPGAATMVGDFTHLGLVAFEPGPRATDAPSRRQQLAALARVAYLGILTLHETPEQVSTLRVARDIVRQQGEPIAGLFPVVFTSGLGLGASAARSDDFGFGTLTYARSQTPQVTMDFQVHDDARGLHITVDYVRELLASDRVNALAAGVVRRLEEWVGQVELTGLPAQIAPIWRQHLPADAPLVPENFFQAGGDSLQATRCIRALQEAIDARISLRLLLAYPRLSDFCAQVALLIESRSNDEEGTL
- a CDS encoding TonB-dependent receptor; the encoded protein is MEFNIWPAIGWSLLATAQPGFAASEKEDDIIVEGTVNARFVPESNRSLPFTVNHYDALALEQAQIKDAQSLLWQTPGVALNTDGQNPESSIKIRGVGSINQVSNDDTSVVTMLNGVYIPQGNITNRLLDIEQVDILKGPQGTLFGSNSEAGVINIISNKPTERFEGHIGGEWGTRSHAFGEMVVNVPLIDTLSSRLALQYDQQDAALNNQQDGNKPLTEPQNFAGRVSLGWQPDERDTVLFTADRQRQRHNAAAMTLLDGRNEISVPKGAMDDGGNDTTLTLNWQHEWDALLFTSVTGWGRYYHFSAGPSIDARISERLYGTDYDSWGMFSDRQAMFSQEFRLASTPDSPFFWVSGINYLHTGRTHRYNGGWSEVPGWDYDPMNAQIHRRFTYDGIALFGETTFPLTERLELTTGLRHSWEEIGYRARWHANPGYANPGPTMHNDDQSLFEHYFTGRIAVNYLLNDDWNVYATWSRGHKPGGFSNWDTSIASGEPSTPYKAATVDSYEAGAKSLISSLKLEINPALFYSRTRNDHYFALIDPSRSFATVTENVDTESKGAEVSASWKPHADFTLKTGIDYTRATITKLPANSQSGGRTGNRIPDVPLWGASFAANYSHPMQLAALPVVFNANLNYRYSSPREADIGNHFKLSETHLINARLGFKSHWGDAYLWSTNLLNNRSPVFGFDYPALAVEDGGTGRGAHVGTRRQGRVLGVSYQYYF